A single region of the Ciconia boyciana chromosome 13, ASM3463844v1, whole genome shotgun sequence genome encodes:
- the NPW gene encoding neuropeptide W, which yields MARGQLSGGAWGALVLLGLMLPAAPAGAWYKHVASPRYHTVGRASGLLMGVRRSPYLWRRELPAEPPRRPGAAAPAAAAAPPPPGRPAGETPPPAPPPPPPPGPGRLLQRLLRRGWGWGGPRPAPARPPPGPRQAELLPLEDMALIR from the exons ATGGCCAGGGGGCAGCTGTCGGGGGGCGCCTGGGgggccctggtgctgctggggctgatgCTGCCGGCGGCGCCGGCGGGCGCCTGGTACAAGCACGTCGCCAGCCCCCGGTACCACACGGTGGGGCGCGCCTCGGGGCTGCTCATGGGCGTCCGCCGCTCCCCCTACCTCTGGCGCCGGGAGCTGCCGGCCgagcccccccgccgccccggggcagccgcgcccgccgccgccgccgccccgccgcccccgggccgccccgccggggagaccccgccgcccgccccgccgccgccgccgccgcccggccccggccgcctccTGCAGCGCCTGctccggcggggctggggctggggcggcccccgcccggcccccgcccggcccccgcccgggccccgccaAGCTGAG CTTCTCCCGCTTGAAGACATGGCTCTGATCCGCTGA